Proteins encoded together in one Nostoc sp. PCC 7524 window:
- a CDS encoding peptide ligase PGM1-related protein produces MVTLNVAALEPVDQFHSLQLTLRDRWKTIELFDTGEADIIVIPSLSIDQREIQKVEGFEHYEERLLFALMRLRNPRTRLIYVTSMPLHPSIIDYYLQLLPGIPFSHARNRLLLLSTYDSSPKPLSQKILERPRLIERIRQAIRLEKSLIVCYNSTNLEAELSLKLNVPLYAAAPELQIWGTKSGSRQIFAESGVPHPDGSGLVWNTQDLAIAAGDLWERQPTLQRMVVKLNEGISGEGNALLDLRPIMHLAPGQATHEQRLAAISDRFSTMRFQAKQENWLNFAGRIAELGAIVEAFVEGEIKRSPSVQGRITPTGEVEILSTHDQILGGPDGQIYLGCRFPGDETYRLQLQNLGLKVGRKLAEKGALERFGVDFVTVDQGNGEWDIQAIEINLRKGGTTHPFMTLKLLTNGRYDLSTGLFYSQQGRPKYYIATDNLQKDRYRGLLPNDLMDIIAHHKLHFDSCTETGTVFHLMGCLSQFGKLGLTSIGDSPQQAEDIYNKVVKVLDDETRTETPNFSLFSDYTFPVAWDGYS; encoded by the coding sequence ATGGTGACTTTAAATGTTGCAGCATTAGAACCAGTTGATCAGTTTCATAGTCTGCAATTAACTTTGCGCGATCGCTGGAAAACTATCGAGCTATTTGACACTGGAGAGGCAGATATTATCGTCATTCCTTCCCTCAGTATTGACCAGCGTGAGATCCAAAAGGTGGAAGGTTTTGAACATTATGAAGAAAGATTACTTTTTGCCTTGATGCGGTTAAGAAATCCCCGCACAAGGTTAATTTATGTCACATCAATGCCATTACATCCCAGCATTATTGATTACTATCTACAATTATTACCTGGCATCCCCTTTTCTCACGCTCGCAATCGCTTACTTTTACTTTCAACTTATGATTCTTCACCTAAACCCCTAAGTCAAAAAATTTTAGAACGTCCCAGATTAATTGAGAGAATTCGCCAAGCCATCAGACTAGAAAAATCATTGATAGTTTGCTACAACTCCACCAATTTAGAAGCAGAATTGTCTTTAAAATTAAATGTGCCATTGTATGCGGCTGCACCAGAATTACAAATTTGGGGGACAAAAAGTGGTAGCCGACAAATCTTTGCAGAAAGCGGAGTTCCCCATCCAGATGGAAGTGGATTAGTCTGGAATACTCAAGATTTAGCTATAGCAGCTGGTGATTTATGGGAACGCCAACCGACATTACAGCGTATGGTAGTCAAGTTAAATGAAGGTATTTCTGGCGAAGGAAATGCACTGCTAGATTTGCGTCCTATTATGCACCTAGCACCAGGACAAGCTACTCATGAACAAAGATTAGCAGCAATTAGCGATCGCTTCTCTACTATGCGCTTTCAAGCCAAACAAGAAAACTGGCTAAATTTTGCCGGCAGAATTGCCGAATTAGGGGCAATTGTGGAAGCATTTGTCGAAGGAGAAATCAAGCGATCGCCTAGCGTTCAAGGACGCATCACCCCCACAGGCGAAGTTGAAATTCTCTCTACCCATGATCAAATCCTCGGTGGCCCCGATGGACAAATTTACCTCGGCTGTCGATTCCCTGGAGATGAAACCTACCGCTTACAATTACAGAATTTGGGGTTAAAAGTTGGCAGAAAACTAGCAGAAAAAGGTGCATTAGAAAGATTTGGTGTAGATTTTGTTACCGTTGATCAAGGTAACGGGGAATGGGACATTCAAGCCATTGAAATTAACCTCCGTAAAGGCGGCACTACCCATCCCTTCATGACCTTAAAATTATTAACTAACGGTCGTTATGACTTGTCTACAGGGTTATTTTATAGTCAACAAGGTCGCCCCAAATACTACATTGCTACAGACAACCTGCAAAAAGACCGCTATCGAGGATTATTACCAAATGACCTAATGGACATTATCGCCCATCACAAATTACACTTCGATAGCTGTACAGAAACCGGCACAGTATTTCATCTTATGGGTTGTCTGTCCCAGTTTGGCAAATTAGGATTAACCAGCATTGGTGATTCACCCCAACAAGCAGAAGACATCTATAACAAAGTAGTCAAAGTATTAGATGACGAAACCCGCACCGAAACACCCAATTTTTCCCTATTTTCAGACTACACCTTCCCCGTAGCCTGGGATGGATATAGTTGA